The following proteins are encoded in a genomic region of Vibrio tasmaniensis:
- the gpsA gene encoding NAD(P)H-dependent glycerol-3-phosphate dehydrogenase yields MTETIRPTISTNAYGKEIAMTVIGAGSYGTSLAISLARNGANVVLWGHDPVHMARLESERANNEFLPNIDFPESLIIESDLEKAVTASRDLLVVVPSHVFGIVLNSLKPHLTDCSRICWATKGLEPETGRLLKDVAHDVLGDGYSLAVLSGPTFAKELAMGMPTAISVASPDAEFLEQLQEKIHCGKTFRVYANSDFIGMQLGGAVKNVIAIGAGMSDGIGFGANARTALITRGLAEMSRLGAALGAQPETFMGMAGLGDLVLTCTDNQSRNRRFGLALGAGKDVDTAQEEIGQVVEGYRNTKEVWLLSERMGVEMPIVEQIYQVLYQGKDAHLAAQDLLARDKKSER; encoded by the coding sequence ATGACAGAAACAATTCGCCCGACAATCTCGACAAACGCTTACGGCAAAGAGATCGCCATGACAGTAATTGGCGCAGGTTCTTACGGAACCTCTTTAGCTATCTCTCTAGCGCGTAACGGTGCAAACGTTGTTCTGTGGGGGCATGATCCTGTTCACATGGCTCGCCTCGAATCCGAGCGCGCAAATAATGAGTTTCTACCGAATATCGACTTCCCAGAAAGCCTAATCATCGAGTCGGATCTTGAGAAGGCAGTAACAGCAAGTCGTGATCTTCTTGTTGTCGTCCCTAGCCACGTATTTGGTATCGTTTTAAATAGCCTTAAGCCTCACTTAACAGATTGTTCTCGTATCTGCTGGGCAACAAAAGGCTTGGAGCCAGAAACAGGCCGCCTACTTAAAGATGTCGCTCACGATGTGCTTGGTGATGGGTACTCGTTAGCAGTTCTATCAGGACCTACCTTCGCCAAAGAGCTAGCGATGGGTATGCCAACGGCAATCTCTGTGGCTTCCCCTGATGCAGAATTCCTTGAGCAACTTCAAGAAAAGATTCACTGTGGCAAAACGTTCCGTGTGTACGCAAATTCAGATTTTATTGGCATGCAGCTTGGTGGCGCGGTTAAAAACGTTATCGCCATTGGTGCTGGCATGTCGGATGGTATTGGTTTTGGTGCCAATGCACGTACTGCACTTATCACTCGCGGTCTAGCTGAGATGAGTCGACTAGGCGCAGCTCTTGGTGCGCAACCAGAAACCTTCATGGGCATGGCTGGATTGGGTGACCTAGTGCTAACCTGTACTGATAACCAATCACGTAACCGTCGCTTTGGTTTGGCACTTGGCGCAGGTAAAGATGTAGATACAGCACAAGAAGAAATTGGCCAAGTAGTGGAAGGTTATCGCAACACCAAAGAAGTTTGGTTACTATCAGAACGTATGGGCGTTGAAATGCCCATTGTTGAACAGATTTATCAAGTGTTGTATCAAGGGAAAGATGCACACCTAGCAGCACAAGATCTGCTTGCTAGAGACAAAAAGTCAGAAAGATAG
- the cysE gene encoding serine O-acetyltransferase, which translates to MKHCEQQKVWQCIVKEARQQSEQEPMLASFYHATIINHESLGAALSYILANKLKTASMPAMAVREVVEQAFKQDQSIIDAAACDICATVNRDPAVEMYSMPLLYLKGYHALQGYRVANWLWKQGRIALATYLQNQISVACQVDIHPAARIGKAIMLDHATGIVIGETAVVENDVSILQDVTLGGTGKEGGDRHPKIREGVMIGAGAKILGNIEVGEGAKIGSCSVVLQAVPPHTTVAGVPAKIVGKPKTDKPSLDMDQGFNGRSQNFIHGDGI; encoded by the coding sequence ATGAAACACTGTGAACAGCAAAAAGTTTGGCAATGCATAGTGAAGGAAGCTCGACAGCAGTCAGAGCAAGAACCTATGCTTGCGAGTTTTTATCATGCCACTATTATCAACCATGAAAGTTTAGGCGCAGCCCTTAGCTACATCCTAGCAAACAAATTAAAGACAGCTTCAATGCCAGCAATGGCAGTCCGTGAAGTAGTTGAGCAAGCATTTAAGCAAGATCAATCGATTATTGATGCTGCTGCTTGTGATATCTGCGCGACGGTAAATCGAGATCCTGCGGTCGAGATGTACTCGATGCCTCTACTTTATCTGAAAGGCTACCACGCTCTGCAAGGTTACCGAGTAGCTAACTGGTTGTGGAAACAAGGGCGTATCGCACTTGCTACTTACCTACAAAACCAAATTTCAGTTGCTTGCCAAGTTGATATTCACCCAGCGGCTCGTATCGGTAAAGCTATCATGCTCGACCACGCGACAGGTATTGTGATTGGCGAAACTGCCGTAGTTGAAAATGATGTGTCAATCCTTCAAGACGTTACGTTGGGTGGTACGGGTAAAGAAGGTGGCGATCGTCACCCTAAAATCCGTGAAGGCGTGATGATTGGTGCTGGTGCGAAAATACTCGGTAACATTGAGGTGGGTGAAGGCGCGAAGATTGGTTCTTGTTCTGTAGTTCTACAAGCCGTACCGCCTCATACAACAGTCGCAGGCGTTCCTGCAAAAATTGTCGGAAAACCGAAAACAGATAAACCATCTTTAGATATGGACCAAGGCTTCAATGGTCGCTCGCAAAATTTCATTCATGGTGATGGAATATAA
- a CDS encoding murein hydrolase activator EnvC family protein produces MTIMMKPVQVISTVLLISASLCAVLFSASPLAASKGELKGVSSEISRQQKTLSSQQKKLDNLQANLKQQELSISLLEKAIKTSKKQLNTANANVASLDNKIKALTAQKKAHTDKLEQLIQTYYMTSRAKASSHILNTGVEEDRISHYYQHLAKARSATIKTIEQTQLELEESHKQRQLEQEQIATLLNQQVAKRNKLSQTQTQRKKTVGSIKKNISGDKNYLAELQRNETRLKAEIAKAEKAARERRNAVPMDGLAKRRGKLPWPIKDKVLHNYGSRQTGQVNWKGMVIKAKYGQQVKSVYSGTVVFAEYLRGYGLVVLLDHGKGDMTLYGFNQALLKKEGDKVKAGEAIALAGDTGGQTRPSLYFEIRRNSQAQNPKRWLVR; encoded by the coding sequence ATGACGATAATGATGAAACCAGTCCAAGTAATTAGCACTGTTCTTTTGATATCTGCCAGCCTTTGCGCTGTTCTTTTTTCTGCATCGCCACTTGCCGCATCGAAAGGGGAGCTGAAAGGTGTGTCGAGTGAGATATCTCGTCAACAAAAAACACTATCCTCACAACAGAAGAAGCTCGACAATTTACAGGCAAACCTCAAGCAACAAGAGCTCTCTATCTCCTTGCTTGAAAAAGCCATTAAAACAAGTAAAAAACAACTCAATACCGCCAATGCTAATGTTGCTAGCTTAGATAATAAGATTAAAGCGCTTACAGCACAGAAAAAAGCCCATACCGATAAGTTAGAGCAGCTGATTCAAACTTACTACATGACCAGCAGAGCCAAAGCCTCTTCTCACATCTTAAATACTGGCGTTGAAGAGGACCGCATTAGTCACTATTACCAACACCTCGCCAAAGCGCGATCTGCAACAATCAAAACGATCGAACAAACTCAACTTGAATTAGAAGAAAGCCATAAGCAACGCCAACTTGAGCAAGAACAAATAGCAACGCTGTTAAATCAACAGGTAGCAAAGCGCAATAAACTATCGCAGACCCAAACACAGCGTAAAAAGACCGTCGGCAGTATTAAGAAAAACATCTCTGGCGACAAAAATTACTTAGCCGAACTTCAACGTAATGAAACTCGCCTAAAAGCCGAAATAGCGAAAGCAGAAAAAGCCGCACGAGAGAGACGCAATGCTGTCCCTATGGACGGCTTAGCCAAACGTAGAGGTAAACTGCCTTGGCCAATCAAAGATAAAGTTCTGCATAACTACGGCTCACGCCAAACTGGCCAAGTAAATTGGAAAGGCATGGTGATCAAAGCGAAATACGGTCAGCAGGTAAAATCTGTTTACTCAGGAACCGTCGTATTCGCCGAATATTTGCGTGGTTATGGTTTAGTGGTACTGCTGGACCACGGTAAAGGCGACATGACACTCTATGGCTTTAACCAAGCGCTTTTAAAGAAAGAAGGTGACAAGGTGAAAGCGGGTGAGGCTATTGCGCTTGCAGGTGACACAGGTGGTCAAACCCGCCCATCGCTGTACTTCGAAATTCGTAGAAACAGCCAAGCTCAAAACCCGAAAAGATGGTTGGTTAGGTAA
- a CDS encoding TetR/AcrR family transcriptional regulator: MKTRDKIVYAALELFNEHGERSITTNHIAEHIEISPGNLYYHFRNKQEIVRDIFTLYSTELLERFTPIQGQQESLTLLKSYLDSIFTLMWKYRFFYANLPEILSRDEKLHLDYMAVQEKLQTNLVDIMRAFVELNLLKATDTEMKSMVTSLHLIASGWLAYQSAMSPKAQITEQVVHQGMLQMIATVKPIATTQGFEQLTLLEDGVRALNSK; this comes from the coding sequence ATGAAAACACGTGACAAAATTGTTTACGCAGCTCTAGAGCTTTTTAATGAGCACGGCGAGCGTAGTATTACGACCAATCATATTGCTGAACACATCGAAATCAGCCCCGGAAACCTCTACTACCACTTCCGCAACAAACAAGAAATTGTACGTGATATCTTTACTCTCTACTCGACAGAGTTACTTGAAAGATTTACTCCGATTCAAGGGCAGCAAGAAAGCCTGACGCTACTAAAAAGCTACTTAGATTCCATCTTCACATTGATGTGGAAGTACCGATTCTTCTATGCGAACCTGCCTGAAATATTGTCTCGTGATGAAAAACTGCACCTTGATTACATGGCCGTTCAAGAAAAGCTGCAAACGAATCTTGTGGATATTATGAGAGCCTTTGTTGAGTTGAACTTGCTCAAAGCAACCGATACAGAAATGAAATCGATGGTGACTTCTCTTCACTTGATCGCATCGGGTTGGTTGGCCTATCAGTCTGCGATGTCTCCAAAAGCTCAAATTACAGAGCAAGTTGTGCATCAAGGAATGCTACAGATGATCGCAACAGTTAAACCGATTGCGACTACTCAAGGTTTTGAGCAGCTAACATTGCTAGAAGATGGTGTGAGAGCGCTGAACTCTAAGTAG
- the rfaD gene encoding ADP-glyceromanno-heptose 6-epimerase, translated as MIIVTGGAGMIGSNIVKALNEAGHNDILVVDNLKDGKKFKNLVDLDITDYMDRDDFLTQVMAGDDFGHIEAIFHEGACSATTEWDGKYMMLNNYEYSKELLHYCIEREIPFLYASSAATYGETDTFIEEPQYEGALNVYGYSKQQFDNYVRRLTADATAHNETLSQITGFRYFNVYGPREQHKGSMASVAFHLNNQMNAGANPKLFAGSETFKRDFVYVGDVAAVNLWFLKNGVSGIFNLGTGNAESFEEVAKAVIKHHGKGEIETIPFPEHLKGAYQEFTQADLTKLRNAGCDVQFKSVAEGVSEYMQSVNR; from the coding sequence ATGATTATCGTAACTGGTGGTGCAGGCATGATTGGCAGCAATATTGTTAAGGCGCTCAATGAAGCAGGCCACAACGATATTCTAGTTGTCGACAACTTAAAAGATGGCAAAAAATTTAAGAACCTGGTTGACCTAGATATCACCGATTACATGGATCGTGATGACTTTCTAACTCAAGTTATGGCTGGTGATGATTTCGGTCATATTGAGGCTATTTTCCATGAAGGTGCATGTTCTGCGACCACCGAGTGGGATGGCAAATACATGATGCTCAACAACTATGAATACTCTAAAGAGTTACTGCATTACTGTATCGAGCGCGAGATCCCCTTCTTGTATGCTTCTTCTGCTGCCACTTATGGTGAAACCGATACCTTTATCGAAGAGCCGCAGTACGAAGGCGCGCTAAACGTATACGGCTATTCAAAACAGCAATTTGATAACTATGTGCGTCGCTTAACTGCAGATGCAACCGCACACAACGAAACGCTTTCTCAAATCACTGGGTTTCGATACTTCAATGTCTACGGTCCACGTGAACAGCACAAAGGCAGCATGGCTTCTGTCGCTTTCCACCTAAACAATCAAATGAACGCTGGTGCAAACCCGAAATTATTCGCAGGAAGCGAAACCTTCAAGCGTGATTTTGTGTATGTTGGTGATGTTGCGGCCGTAAACCTGTGGTTCTTAAAAAATGGCGTATCAGGTATCTTCAACCTAGGTACAGGTAATGCCGAATCATTTGAAGAAGTCGCAAAAGCGGTGATTAAACATCACGGTAAGGGAGAGATTGAAACTATCCCATTCCCTGAGCATTTGAAAGGTGCTTACCAAGAGTTTACTCAAGCTGATTTAACTAAGTTGCGTAATGCCGGTTGCGATGTTCAATTTAAATCGGTTGCTGAAGGCGTCAGCGAGTACATGCAGTCAGTTAATCGCTAG
- the lpxM gene encoding lauroyl-Kdo(2)-lipid IV(A) myristoyltransferase (LpxM is lauroyl-Kdo(2)-lipid IV(A) myristoyltransferase, an enzyme characterized in Escherichia coli and involved in biosynthesis of the form of lipid A found in that species and some closely related species.) — protein MTTQRDDYDPKAYNPKFISAFLSPKHWGTWLGLCLCLPISLLPNSIRVAIAKFVATKMAKKQRGSVQKARINLALCFPEKSVQERETILTNCLTTAGAFLLGFPAISLRSKRWLEKHSEIIGLEHLQQLQKDNQSAILLVPHSWCIDIPAILLASRGLPVSAMANSQKNPLTDWLMHKQRVQYGGRVYDRSGGIKPFIKSVKDGYLGYYLPDQDHGPEQSVFSDFFATEKATLPGLGKLAKVSRAKIVPTFASYNIETGKYEIEIKAPIELSGDEHQDARAMNEVVEGFVNPKPEQYMWILKLLKTRRNGQDPYVGY, from the coding sequence GTGACAACTCAACGCGACGACTACGATCCTAAAGCATACAACCCCAAATTCATCAGTGCGTTTTTATCACCAAAACACTGGGGAACTTGGCTCGGGCTATGCCTATGTCTACCCATTTCTTTGCTGCCAAACTCGATTCGAGTAGCCATAGCAAAATTCGTGGCGACAAAAATGGCGAAGAAGCAACGTGGCTCAGTACAAAAGGCACGTATAAACCTCGCGCTTTGTTTTCCAGAAAAGTCTGTTCAAGAGCGTGAAACCATTCTAACCAATTGCCTAACAACTGCTGGCGCCTTTTTACTTGGTTTTCCTGCCATATCATTACGCAGTAAACGTTGGCTTGAAAAACACTCAGAAATCATTGGATTAGAACACTTACAACAGCTACAAAAAGACAATCAAAGTGCTATTTTGCTCGTACCTCACTCTTGGTGCATCGACATTCCGGCTATCCTTTTAGCTTCAAGAGGCTTACCCGTTTCTGCGATGGCAAATAGCCAGAAAAACCCTCTGACCGATTGGCTCATGCACAAGCAAAGAGTTCAGTATGGCGGACGAGTTTATGATCGCAGTGGCGGCATTAAGCCTTTTATCAAATCAGTCAAAGATGGCTACTTGGGATATTACCTGCCAGATCAAGACCATGGCCCAGAGCAAAGTGTATTCTCAGATTTCTTTGCGACTGAAAAAGCAACCTTGCCCGGACTTGGAAAACTAGCAAAAGTAAGCCGAGCGAAGATCGTTCCAACCTTCGCCAGCTATAATATTGAGACGGGTAAATACGAAATTGAAATCAAAGCACCCATTGAATTATCCGGCGATGAACATCAAGACGCTAGGGCAATGAATGAAGTCGTTGAAGGTTTTGTTAATCCGAAACCTGAGCAGTACATGTGGATTTTAAAGTTGTTAAAAACACGTAGGAATGGACAAGACCCATATGTGGGGTATTAA
- a CDS encoding CatB-related O-acetyltransferase, giving the protein MKKIIRKIKKLIFIRDQKKQKNFLSRKSNFTDTQFEGCNSVASDCDVNASYIGFGTYIDTHCNMNNVKIGRFCSIANNVKIVLNNHPVNDYVSTHPCFHRADHRLMQKQGLDFNKGTIYSHTKYVEEHYQVVVGSDVWIGEDVKIFPGVAIGHGAVIATGSIVTKDVEAFSIVGGVPAKEIKKRFTEDEREALLMEQWWEWPLEKIKEHQGAFINIKDFKLLIS; this is encoded by the coding sequence ATGAAAAAAATCATACGCAAGATTAAGAAGCTAATATTCATTCGTGATCAAAAAAAACAGAAGAACTTCCTTTCTCGAAAATCAAACTTTACAGACACTCAATTTGAAGGCTGTAACTCTGTAGCAAGCGATTGTGATGTGAATGCTTCATATATTGGCTTCGGTACTTATATTGATACTCATTGTAATATGAACAATGTCAAAATAGGTCGTTTTTGCTCGATTGCTAATAATGTGAAAATTGTCCTAAATAACCACCCGGTTAATGATTACGTGTCGACTCACCCATGCTTTCATCGTGCCGATCATCGATTGATGCAAAAACAAGGGTTGGATTTTAACAAAGGTACTATTTACTCGCATACTAAGTATGTTGAGGAGCATTACCAAGTTGTTGTTGGATCCGATGTTTGGATTGGTGAAGACGTGAAAATATTCCCAGGAGTGGCTATCGGGCATGGTGCAGTGATTGCAACAGGTTCTATTGTGACCAAAGATGTAGAAGCATTCAGTATTGTGGGTGGTGTTCCAGCGAAAGAGATTAAGAAGCGCTTTACTGAAGACGAAAGGGAAGCTCTTTTAATGGAACAGTGGTGGGAATGGCCACTTGAAAAAATCAAAGAGCATCAAGGTGCCTTTATTAATATCAAAGATTTTAAGTTATTGATTAGTTAG
- a CDS encoding glycosyltransferase — MYTRATLPVVNYGGTERVIWDLVYALHLAGHRVTLLAGKGTKCDWARVIEYQPNVPLQSQLPNDIDVVHFHSDLEPISYPYILTQHGNSDGPIDPNTVFVSSQHAKNHGAQAYVYNGLNWDNYQKPNFNLKRERFHFLGKAAWRVKNVQGAIDITKKAGQQLDVLGGHRLNLKMGFRLTLDRHVRFLGMVDDTTKSQIMTQSKGLIFPVTWHEPFGLAITESLYFGCPVFGTPYGSLPELVSSEVGLLSSCEQDLVEGILNSDTYESARCNEYARDQFNANVMAAAYVSYYEKVVEGSKANSALGSIVESFKRLPYER, encoded by the coding sequence ATGTATACAAGAGCCACGTTACCTGTGGTGAATTATGGTGGAACCGAACGAGTCATTTGGGACTTAGTTTATGCTTTGCATCTTGCCGGGCACCGAGTGACGCTGCTCGCTGGCAAAGGCACAAAGTGTGATTGGGCGAGAGTCATCGAGTATCAACCGAATGTACCACTGCAAAGTCAGCTTCCAAATGATATTGATGTTGTACATTTCCACTCTGATCTAGAGCCTATCTCTTATCCCTACATTTTAACGCAGCATGGTAATTCAGACGGCCCTATTGACCCTAATACCGTCTTTGTTTCATCTCAGCATGCAAAAAATCATGGTGCACAAGCTTATGTGTACAATGGCTTGAATTGGGATAACTACCAAAAGCCTAACTTTAACTTGAAACGAGAACGTTTCCATTTTCTTGGTAAAGCGGCGTGGCGAGTTAAAAATGTTCAAGGTGCCATTGATATTACCAAGAAAGCGGGTCAGCAGCTTGATGTCTTGGGCGGTCATCGATTGAACCTAAAAATGGGTTTCAGATTAACGTTAGATCGTCATGTTCGTTTTTTAGGGATGGTGGACGATACCACGAAATCTCAGATCATGACTCAGTCAAAAGGTCTGATATTCCCCGTGACTTGGCATGAACCGTTTGGCTTGGCGATTACAGAGAGTTTGTATTTTGGTTGTCCTGTGTTTGGTACACCCTATGGCTCACTGCCGGAATTAGTTTCTAGTGAGGTAGGCCTTTTATCGAGCTGTGAACAAGATCTCGTAGAAGGGATCTTAAATTCTGACACCTATGAATCTGCTCGTTGTAATGAATACGCGAGAGATCAATTCAATGCCAATGTCATGGCTGCAGCGTATGTTAGTTATTACGAGAAGGTAGTTGAAGGTAGTAAAGCCAATAGTGCATTAGGAAGTATTGTCGAGTCTTTTAAAAGGTTGCCTTATGAACGATAA
- the coaD gene encoding pantetheine-phosphate adenylyltransferase, with the protein MKIAIYPGTFDPVTNGHYDLIKRAACMFEKLVIGVAESPSKATLFSLDERVALLRETCHELPNVSVEGFSGLLVDFATEQNASILVRGLRTTMDFEYEFGLTTMYRRLKPELESLFLTPSEEFAFLSSTLVREVAIHGGKIEQFVPGCVHQAVVAKVKAFKN; encoded by the coding sequence ATGAAAATAGCAATATACCCAGGTACTTTTGATCCAGTGACTAACGGCCATTATGACTTAATTAAACGTGCCGCATGTATGTTTGAAAAACTTGTCATTGGTGTCGCAGAGAGCCCAAGTAAAGCCACCTTATTTAGCTTAGATGAGCGTGTGGCCTTATTGCGAGAAACTTGCCATGAATTACCTAATGTTTCCGTTGAAGGTTTTAGCGGTTTACTGGTTGATTTCGCGACCGAGCAAAACGCCTCAATTTTGGTGCGTGGCTTAAGAACGACAATGGATTTTGAGTATGAATTTGGTTTGACGACAATGTATCGTCGATTAAAACCAGAACTAGAGAGCCTGTTTTTGACACCTTCAGAAGAGTTTGCTTTTTTATCATCAACATTGGTTCGTGAAGTCGCTATTCATGGTGGAAAAATAGAGCAATTTGTTCCAGGGTGTGTTCATCAAGCTGTTGTCGCTAAAGTAAAAGCTTTTAAAAATTAA
- a CDS encoding glycosyltransferase family 9 protein: MNNALSAPKSICILRLSAIGDVCHALSVVQLIQATYPECQITWVMGKIEAQLLGDIPGIQVVVFDKKRGLKGMKEVWGSLRPTRFDYLLHMQVALRASLLTIGVKAKVKLGFSWTRAKEGQWLFTNRKLPKTDASHVLDNFSEFAYFLGCPKQVPTWDLALSDEDQRRSIELAHEPYIVISPAASKDERNWLVERYAAVADHAYQLGFKVVFCGAPTDRERNLTDNISQHMTSPCINLVGSTSLKQLTAVIGKSSVVIAPDSGPAHIATTQGVPVIGLYAHSNPMRTGPYHSLDSVVSVYEQIAEEQHGKAVDELPWGTRVKGKDLMALISTESVIEQLDRVLGRLKNKKTSSE, encoded by the coding sequence ATGAATAACGCTCTTTCTGCTCCAAAATCTATTTGTATTCTGCGTTTATCTGCCATTGGTGACGTTTGTCATGCCCTTTCTGTGGTGCAACTTATTCAAGCTACCTATCCAGAATGTCAGATCACCTGGGTGATGGGAAAAATCGAAGCTCAATTACTTGGTGATATACCTGGAATTCAAGTTGTCGTGTTTGATAAAAAACGCGGCCTAAAAGGAATGAAAGAAGTATGGGGATCCCTGCGTCCAACTCGGTTTGATTATTTACTGCATATGCAAGTTGCATTAAGAGCCAGCCTGTTAACGATCGGAGTAAAGGCAAAAGTAAAACTTGGTTTTAGTTGGACACGTGCCAAAGAGGGGCAGTGGCTCTTTACCAACCGCAAGCTACCAAAAACGGACGCATCTCATGTGTTGGATAATTTCTCTGAATTTGCTTACTTTTTGGGATGTCCCAAACAGGTGCCGACATGGGATCTTGCTTTGTCTGATGAAGATCAAAGACGATCGATCGAGCTTGCGCATGAGCCGTATATTGTTATTAGCCCTGCCGCGAGTAAAGATGAGAGAAACTGGTTAGTTGAGCGCTATGCCGCTGTCGCCGATCACGCTTATCAGTTAGGCTTCAAAGTAGTTTTTTGTGGTGCTCCAACGGATAGAGAGCGCAATTTAACCGACAATATCTCTCAGCACATGACATCACCTTGTATTAACTTAGTAGGCTCAACCTCGTTAAAGCAGCTTACCGCAGTGATTGGTAAATCCAGTGTTGTGATCGCTCCTGATTCAGGGCCTGCACACATTGCGACGACTCAAGGTGTCCCCGTGATTGGTTTGTATGCGCACAGTAACCCAATGCGAACAGGGCCTTACCATAGTTTAGACAGTGTGGTTTCTGTCTATGAACAGATTGCTGAAGAGCAACACGGTAAAGCGGTTGACGAGCTTCCATGGGGAACCCGAGTAAAAGGAAAAGATCTTATGGCTCTTATTTCTACAGAATCGGTGATTGAGCAGCTAGACCGTGTATTAGGCCGATTGAAAAACAAGAAAACATCCAGTGAATAA
- a CDS encoding glycosyltransferase family 9 protein, which produces MNDSCSYQKILVVATHCIGDSLLISAFTHSLRKAFPTAIIDVLVNARGEMVFGTNPDVDSLVEIPPRASVKDYYRILKTHGRYDLVVNEMLNDRTAIYSFIFGKKRLGAIDESLSGAWVKKLIYTHYIKEQHRFEHKMSRVARMLDTIDVNCIARLVSPEELLPSAVQKRLPSNYIVVHAPSSNEIKQWPVSYWVEVINRLISSGYNIVLSGAKLERDETIVEQIISQVPESNQLVSVLGELSLAQTSVLIKHSDGFLGPDSGPGHLASGYSIPIVSIISVAPASMWSPWPYEEPIDVTNNLYSNGVSSQRVANIRLVQSERNCVPCYKNRCQISDDVYSPCLQDIKPDNVVSAVLEMMPLESINE; this is translated from the coding sequence ATGAACGATTCATGTAGTTACCAAAAAATATTAGTTGTTGCCACTCATTGCATTGGTGATAGTTTGTTGATCTCTGCTTTTACCCATAGTCTGAGAAAAGCGTTTCCGACCGCCATAATAGATGTGTTAGTTAATGCTAGAGGGGAGATGGTTTTTGGTACCAATCCAGACGTTGACTCTTTAGTTGAAATTCCGCCAAGAGCATCCGTTAAGGACTATTACCGGATTTTAAAAACGCATGGTCGATATGATTTAGTCGTCAATGAAATGCTTAATGATAGAACCGCTATCTATAGTTTTATCTTTGGTAAGAAAAGACTTGGTGCAATTGATGAATCGCTTTCTGGCGCCTGGGTTAAAAAGTTAATTTATACTCATTACATTAAAGAACAGCATCGCTTTGAGCATAAAATGAGTCGCGTTGCTCGTATGCTGGATACCATAGATGTTAATTGTATTGCACGGCTTGTGTCTCCCGAAGAGTTATTACCTTCAGCAGTTCAAAAGAGATTGCCATCAAACTACATTGTTGTACATGCGCCATCCTCCAACGAAATTAAGCAGTGGCCAGTCTCGTATTGGGTTGAAGTCATCAATCGTCTGATATCTTCAGGTTATAATATTGTATTATCTGGCGCTAAATTAGAACGAGACGAGACCATTGTTGAACAAATCATTAGCCAAGTTCCTGAATCGAATCAACTGGTCAGTGTTTTGGGGGAATTATCATTAGCTCAAACTTCGGTATTAATAAAACACAGTGATGGTTTTCTTGGACCTGATAGTGGCCCGGGTCACCTCGCATCAGGTTACTCTATCCCAATTGTATCTATTATTAGCGTGGCGCCAGCAAGCATGTGGTCACCTTGGCCATATGAAGAGCCAATTGATGTAACGAACAATTTATACAGCAATGGTGTTAGCTCCCAAAGAGTCGCCAATATTAGACTTGTGCAATCTGAACGTAACTGCGTCCCTTGCTATAAAAACAGATGTCAGATTAGCGATGATGTCTATTCGCCATGCCTTCAAGATATCAAGCCAGATAACGTTGTTTCTGCTGTTCTAGAAATGATGCCATTGGAATCGATCAATGAATAA